A region of Maridesulfovibrio sp. DNA encodes the following proteins:
- a CDS encoding nitroreductase, which produces MKSNPVLDALRERRSIRKFTDAPVSRDDLTAILEAGRWAPSGLNNQPYRFLVIHEDDARASQLAECTKYGHIVKAAKVLICIFLDRRTVYSEMKDHQGAGACTQNMMLAAHSLGLGTVWLGEIINQQDQVLDVLRLPAEQYELQVILALGHPDQKGSSKRNELSEYMLEDF; this is translated from the coding sequence ATGAAAAGCAACCCCGTACTTGATGCGTTGCGTGAGCGGCGCTCCATCAGAAAATTCACTGATGCCCCTGTTTCCCGCGATGACCTGACCGCCATTCTGGAAGCCGGACGCTGGGCGCCCAGCGGACTGAACAACCAGCCCTACCGTTTTCTTGTTATCCATGAGGACGATGCACGTGCCAGCCAGCTTGCGGAATGTACAAAGTACGGGCACATAGTAAAGGCAGCCAAGGTCCTGATCTGTATTTTTCTGGACAGGCGGACCGTATACAGTGAGATGAAAGATCATCAAGGGGCTGGTGCCTGCACCCAGAACATGATGCTCGCTGCCCATTCCCTCGGGCTGGGAACAGTCTGGCTCGGTGAAATCATCAACCAGCAGGATCAGGTGCTGGATGTACTCAGACTGCCTGCAGAGCAATACGAACTGCAAGTTATACTTGCCCTTGGTCACCCGGACCAGAAAGGCAGCTCGAAAAGAAACGAACTCTCAGAATATATGCTGGAGGATTTTTAA
- a CDS encoding MBL fold metallo-hydrolase: MEIKIFPLGPLETNCFVIVNENKALVIDPGGDPNPILSYLKKSGVEVERILNTHLHFDHILGNRALADATGKQIYASNDDLVLMDTQVGRGGLMGYPEVPHFDSEHIGEGETELIGLDCKIYSTPGHTPGSLTFHFPALNAAFVGDLIFRRSIGRTDFPYGNTEDLLTAVKEKIFTLPAETELFAGHGPSTSVGDEMNHNPYFSGVQI, translated from the coding sequence ATGGAAATCAAGATTTTTCCCCTCGGTCCACTGGAGACCAATTGTTTTGTCATTGTTAATGAAAACAAAGCGCTCGTAATTGATCCGGGCGGGGACCCTAACCCGATTCTTTCCTATCTGAAAAAGAGCGGAGTGGAAGTGGAACGCATCCTGAACACCCACCTGCATTTCGATCACATTCTCGGTAACCGCGCATTGGCAGACGCCACCGGGAAACAGATTTACGCCTCCAATGACGACCTTGTCCTTATGGACACACAGGTCGGACGCGGCGGCTTGATGGGCTACCCGGAAGTTCCCCATTTTGATTCCGAACATATCGGTGAAGGTGAAACTGAACTGATCGGGTTGGATTGTAAAATTTATTCCACCCCCGGTCACACTCCGGGCAGTCTGACCTTCCACTTTCCGGCCCTTAATGCCGCCTTTGTGGGTGACCTTATTTTCCGCCGTTCCATCGGCAGGACCGACTTTCCATACGGAAATACAGAAGACCTGCTCACTGCAGTAAAGGAAAAAATATTCACCCTCCCGGCTGAAACCGAACTCTTTGCCGGACACGGTCCGTCCACCTCTGTAGGCGATGAGATGAACCACAATCCGTATTTCAGCGGGGTCCAGATCTAA
- a CDS encoding flavodoxin family protein, which translates to MNQLPVIFKCSHHRKGNSDLAADLFLKGIHSAGGDAEIITLGDMDFRHCIGCLKCRTAENNLCIFAEKDGAQELYKKIIFAPFSFFSAPIYFYHLPSRLKTFIDRGQWAFEASTGKSGIITDLPARPAYACLVAGRPKGDKLFEGAELSLKFFLRFFKAELQPALTFRGIDEPHDLHKQIEKCATISRAGKQAWHRMINNDR; encoded by the coding sequence ATGAATCAGCTACCGGTAATTTTTAAATGCAGCCATCACCGCAAAGGGAACAGCGATCTTGCCGCGGACCTGTTCCTGAAAGGTATTCATTCTGCCGGAGGTGATGCGGAAATCATTACCCTGGGCGATATGGATTTCAGACACTGTATCGGCTGCCTTAAATGCCGTACAGCTGAAAACAATCTCTGCATCTTTGCCGAAAAGGATGGCGCGCAGGAATTATATAAAAAAATTATATTCGCCCCTTTCTCTTTCTTCTCTGCTCCCATATACTTCTACCATCTTCCCTCCCGGCTGAAAACTTTCATTGACCGGGGCCAATGGGCTTTCGAAGCCTCAACAGGAAAATCCGGCATAATTACGGACCTTCCCGCACGCCCGGCATATGCCTGCCTTGTTGCCGGTCGGCCTAAAGGCGATAAGCTGTTTGAAGGCGCTGAACTTTCCCTTAAATTCTTTCTGCGGTTCTTCAAGGCTGAACTCCAGCCGGCCCTCACCTTCCGGGGCATAGACGAACCGCATGACCTGCATAAACAGATTGAAAAATGCGCCACCATCAGCAGAGCAGGGAAACAGGCATGGCATAGGATGATAAACAATGACCGCTGA